The following proteins are encoded in a genomic region of Glycine soja cultivar W05 chromosome 17, ASM419377v2, whole genome shotgun sequence:
- the LOC114393800 gene encoding tubulin alpha-3 chain-like, translating to MRECISIHIGQAGIQVGNACWELYCLEHGIQPDGQMPSDKTVGGGDDAFNTFFSETGAGKHVPRAIFVDLEPTVIDEVRTGTYRQLFHPEQLISGKEDAANNFARGHYTIGKEIVELCLDRIRKLADNCTGLQGFLVFNAVGGGTGSGLGSLLLERLSVDYGKKSKLGFTVYPSPQVSTSVVEPYNSVLSTHSLLEHTDVAVLLDNEAIYDICRRSLDIERPTYTNLNRLVSQVISSLTASLRFDGALNVDVNEFQTNLVPYPRIHFMLSSYAPVISAEKAHHEQLSVGEITNSAFEPSSMMAKCDPRHGKYMACCLMYRGDVVPKDVNAAVGIIKTKRTIQFVDWCPTGFKCGINYQPPTVVPGGDLAKVQRAVCMISNSTSVVEVFSRIDHKFDLMYAKRAFVHWYVGEGMEEGEFSEAREDLAALEKDYEEVGAEATEEDGDEGEDY from the exons ATGAGAGAGTGCATTTCAATCCACATCGGTCAGGCCGGTATTCAGGTCGGAAACGCCTGCTGGGAGCTCTACTGCCTCGAACACGGCATTCAG CCTGATGGGCAGATGCCAAGTGATAAGACTGTTGGTGGAGGTGATGATGCTTTCAACACCTTCTTCAGTGAAACTGGGGCTGGAAAGCACGTGCCTCGTGCGATTTTTGTAGATCTCGAGCCTACTGTGATTGATGAAGTTAGGACTGGGACATACCGCCAACTATTTCATCCTGAGCAGCTCATTAGCGGAAAGGAGGATGCTGCAAACAACTTTGCCCGTGGCCACTATACCA TTGGAAAGGAGATTGTTGAACTTTGCTTGGATCGCATCAGAAAGCTTGCTGACAACTGCACTGGTCTCCAAGGTTTTCTGGTTTTCAATGCTGTGGGTGGGGGCACTGGCTCTGGTCTTGGTTCCCTTTTGCTGGAACGTCTTTCAGTGGACTATGGCAAGAAGTCCAAGCTTGGTTTCACTGTCTATCCTTCACCCCAAGTTTCAACCTCTGTTGTTGAGCCTTACAACAGTGTCCTCTCCACTCATTCCCTTCTTGAGCACACTGATGTGGCTGTCCTGCTCGACAACGAAGCCATTTATGACATCTGCAGACGTTCACTTGACATTGAGAGGCCAACCTACACCAACCTTAATCGTTTAGTTTCTCAG GTGATTTCCTCACTGACCGCTTCCCTGAGGTTTGATGGTGCCTTGAACGTTGATGTTAATGAATTCCAGACCAACCTTGTGCCATACCCCAGGATTCACTTCATGCTTTCATCTTATGCTCCCGTGATTTCAGCTGAGAAGGCTCACCATGAGCAGTTATCAGTTGGTGAAATCACAAACAGCGCATTCGAGCCATCATCTATGATGGCCAAGTGTGATCCTCGCCATGGAAAATACATGGCTTGCTGTCTCATGTACCGGGGTGATGTTGTGCCTAAAGATGTTAATGCAGCTGTGGGAATTATCAAGACCAAGCGCACTATTCAATTTGTTGACTGGTGCCCCACTGGTTTCAAGTGTGGAATCAATTACCAGCCTCCAACTGTTGTTCCTGGCGGTGATCTTGCCAAGGTTCAGAGGGCTGTGTGCATGATCTCCAATTCCACCAGTGTTGTTGAGGTCTTCTCTCGCATCGACCACAAATTTGACCTCATGTATGCCAAGAGGGCTTTTGTTCATTGGTATGTTGGTGAGGGTATGGAAGAGGGAGAGTTCTCTGAGGCTCGTGAAGATCTTGCTGCCCTGGAGAAAGATTATGAGGAAGTCGGTGCAGAGGCAACTGAAGAAGATggtgatgaaggagaagattaTTGA
- the LOC114393803 gene encoding cytochrome c oxidase subunit 6a, mitochondrial-like, producing MATSLVRSGFLRSALRGRARSSQVPKRNFASSGHHDDAYETAKWEKITYLGIVGCTGLAVYNLSKGHPHFKEPPAYPYLHIRNKEFPWGPDGLFETKHHDEH from the exons ATGGCGACATCGCTGGTGCGATCGGGTTTTCTTCGTAGCGCCCTACGAGGAAGAGCTCGTAGCTCTCAGGTTCCCAAGCGAAACTTTGCTTCCTCTGGTCATCACGATGATGCAT aTGAGACGGCCAAATGGGAGAAGATTACATATTTAGGCATTGTTGGTTGCACCGGTTTAGCCGTTTATAATCTATCAAAGGGCCACCCGCACTTCAAAGAACCTCCT GCATACCCATATTTGCATATCCGCAATAAGGAATTCCCCTGGG GTCCCGATGGACTATTTGAAACGAAGCACCACGACGAGCATTAA
- the LOC114393799 gene encoding uncharacterized protein DDB_G0290685-like, which translates to MFRLSPRRSQRSKGFKVKHALQLCVLLGVCIWLVYQLKHSKEKKSSYVESTKTTSEVVKFGRKDLHPRVEETSVVDARHKEEDEEEEQEENKQEEQHKLDDVSGVQDEVLKHEQNDNEENSEHKQDSVDQETEENSENALTQVEGEQHNEKLGEENDNIDNKESESTLKENEENKSEGKDKETGENTEEKTEQENDSMDNKESDNTVKENEENKDKENETEGKNNGEENHEQDSKEMTDESNQREAEKEEHGKIQEETSSENQAQDGGKIEEEHREENYAGDNASSAVDNKSQDDTSDESSKTEEESDKKEKNEFESQKNGTETTEVADSTVTTTNSQGNENQTQSENDSQKSVTSESKWQQQEQNNPTKVEESGVETHTTEALENEDNSKVEDSNARSTTQKTEDSSSNSDASEEKAETHDSNATNGEDKNKDTSTNSAQDENTSNNYVQEGNVASSNNDNKDSSQDVQLTSSDTSSEQKKDESLNLESNTDSAQNDNENSDQSNKNSDGSANDNKDASQSYTSSEQNKEGSSNSDNNASQSDTSSDQNNKEGSSNSDNNASQSDTSSDQNNKEGSSNSDNSSDANQNGSNSNENANDNGNASHEAQNNADAGQGNNEATVESKTSENEGGAQNETVESQKEEESAHSGGDSNSNLNDQGSSDHSITQEDKESRVDLGTLPQSNAENNNIEVTAAE; encoded by the coding sequence ATGTTCAGGTTATCTCCCAGAAGGAGTCAAAGATCCAAAGGCTTCAAGGTGAAGCATGCTCTACAGTTATGTGTTCTGCTTGGAGTTTGTATCTGGCTGGTTTACCAACTCAAACACTCTAAGGAGAAGAAATCATCCTATGTAGAAAGCACAAAAACTACCAGTGAGGTTGTCAAGTTCGGGAGGAAGGACCTCCATCCTCGCGTGGAGGAAACTTCCGTGGTAGATGCAAGGCACAAGGAAGAGGATGaggaagaagaacaagaagaaaataagcaagaaGAGCAACACAAACTCGACGATGTTAGCGGTGTGCAAGATGAGGTACTAAAGCATGAGCAAAATGACAATGAAGAGAATTCTGAGCATAAACAGGATTCGGTAGACCAAGAAACTGAAGAAAATTCTGAAAATGCATTGACACAAGTGGAAGGAGAACAGCATAATGAGAAATTGGGTGAAGAGAATGACAATATAGACAACAAAGAGAGTGAGAGTACATTGAAGGAGAATGAGGAGAACAAAAGTGAAGGGAAGGACAAAGAAACTGGAGAGAATACAGAAGAAAAGACTGAGCAGGAGAATGACAGTATGGATAACAAGGAGAGTGACAATACAGTGAAGGAGAATGAAGAGAATAAAGATAAGGAGAATGAAACTGAAGGGAAGAACAATGGGGAGGAAAATCATGAGCAAGATAGTAAAGAAATGACAGATGAGAGCAATCAAAGAGAAGCTGAGAAAGAAGAACATGGCAAGATTCAGGAAGAGACTTCATCTGAGAATCAGGCTCAGGATGGGGGGAAAATTGAGGAAGAGCATCGAGAGGAAAATTATGCAGGAGATAATGCCTCTAGTGCTGTAGACAATAAATCACAAGACGACACCTCGGATGAAAGTTCCAAGACAGAAGAAGAATctgacaaaaaggaaaagaatgagTTTGAGTCTCAGAAAAATGGTACTGAAACTACAGAAGTGGCTGATTCTACTGTCACAACAACAAACAGCCAAGGAAATGAAAATCAGACACAGTCAGAGAATGATTCACAGAAAAGTGTTACATCGGAGTCAAAATGGCAGCAGCAAGAGCAGAATAACCCCACAAAGGTAGAGGAATCCGGTGTAGAAACTCATACAACTGAAGCATTGGAAAATGAAGATAACTCCAAGGTAGAGGACTCCAATGCGCGGAGTACGACACAAAAAACTGAAGATTCTTCTTCTAACTCAGATGCCTCGGAAGAGAAGGCTGAGACACATGACAGCAATGCAACGAACGGTGAAGACAAGAACAAGGACACCTCGACTAATTCTGCTCAGGACGAAAACACCAGCAACAATTATGTCCAAGAAGGAAATGTTGCGTCATCCAACAATGACAATAAAGATTCTAGCCAAGATGTTCAACTCACTTCCTCTGATACTTCCtcagaacaaaagaaagatgaaTCCTTGAATCTAGAAAGTAACACTGACTCTGCTCAGAATGACAATGAAAACTCTGATCAAAGCAACAAAAACAGTGATGGAAGTGCTAATGACAATAAAGATGCTAGCCAGTCCTATACTTCATCCGAGCAAAACAAAGAAGGATCCTCAAACTCAGATAACAATGCTAGCCAATCAGATACTTCATCTGATCAAAACAACAAAGAGGGATCCTCAAACTCAGATAACAATGCTAGCCAGTCAGATACTTCATCTGATCAAAACAACAAAGAGGGATCCTCAAACTCGGATAACAGCAGTGATGCTAACCAGAATGGCTCTAACAGCAATGAAAATGCAAATGACAATGGGAATGCTAGTCATGAAGCACAAAACAATGCTGATGCGGGACAGGGCAACAATGAGGCCACTGTTGAGAGTAAGACAAGTGAAAATGAAGGTGGTGCTCAAAACGAAACAGTGGAGTCACAAAAAGAGGAGGAATCTGCACACTCCGGCGGAGATAGCAATTCTAACTTGAATGATCAAGGAAGTTCTGATCATTCAATCACTCAGGAGGATAAAGAATCTCGCGTGGATTTGGGAACTCTACCACAATCCAATGCAGAAAACAATAACATTGAGGTTACTGCTGCTGAGTGA